A stretch of the Pseudomonas sp. ACM7 genome encodes the following:
- the acnA gene encoding aconitate hydratase AcnA — protein sequence MPSLDSLKTLKTLQIDDKTYHYFSLPEAAKSLGDLDKLPMSLKVLLENLLRWEDEKTVTGADLRAIAAWLKERRSDREIQYRPARVLMQDFTGVPAVVDLAAMRAAMAKAGGDPQRINPLSPVDLVIDHSVMVDKFGSSSAFEQNVDIEMQRNGERYAFLRWGQSAFDNFSVVPPGTGICHQVNLEYLGRTVWTKDEDGRTYAFPDTLVGTDSHTTMINGLGVLGWGVGGIEAEAAMLGQPVSMLIPEVIGFKLTGKLKEGITATDLVLTVTQMLRKKGVVGKFVEFYGDGLADLPLADRATIANMAPEYGATCGFFPVDDITLEYLRLSGRTSETVKLVEAYSKAQGLWRLPGQEPAFTDSLALDMGSVEASLAGPKRPQDRVSLPNVAQAFSDFVDLQFKPTSKEVGRLESEGGGGVAVGNADLAGEADYEYDGQTYRLKNGAVVIAAITSCTNTSNPSVMMAAGLVAKKAVEKGLKRKPWVKSSLAPGSKVVTDYYKAAGLTQYLDELGFALVGYGCTTCIGNSGPLAEPIEKAIQAADLTVASVLSGNRNFEGRVHPLVKTNWLASPPLVVAYALAGTVRIDISSEPLGTDKEGNLVYLRDIWPSTKEIADAVNQVNTAMFHKEYAEVFAGDEQWQAIEVPQAATYVWQDDSTYIQHPPFFDDIGGPPPVVKDVAGARVLALLGDSVTTDHISPAGNIKADSPAGHYLREKGVEPRDFNSYGSRRGNHQVMMRGTFANIRIRNEMLGGEEGGNTIYIPTGERMPIYDAAMRYQASGTPLVVIAGQEYGTGSSRDWAAKGTNLLGVKAVIAESFERIHRSNLVGMGVLPLQFKLDQNRKSLNLTGKETLDILGLTGVELTPRMNLTLVITREDGSHEKVEVLCRIDTLNEVEYFKSGGILHYVLRQLIAS from the coding sequence ATGCCGTCCCTCGATAGCCTGAAAACGCTTAAAACCTTACAAATCGACGACAAGACCTATCACTATTTCAGCTTGCCGGAGGCTGCCAAAAGCCTGGGCGATCTCGACAAACTGCCGATGTCGTTGAAAGTGCTGCTGGAAAACCTGCTGCGCTGGGAAGATGAAAAAACCGTCACCGGCGCCGACCTCAGGGCGATTGCCGCCTGGCTCAAGGAACGTCGCTCCGACCGTGAAATTCAGTACCGTCCTGCGCGGGTATTAATGCAGGACTTTACCGGTGTTCCCGCCGTGGTCGACCTGGCCGCCATGCGCGCCGCGATGGCCAAGGCCGGCGGCGACCCGCAGCGAATCAATCCGCTCTCCCCCGTGGATTTGGTGATCGACCATTCGGTGATGGTCGACAAATTCGGCAGTTCAAGCGCCTTCGAACAGAACGTCGACATCGAAATGCAGCGCAACGGTGAACGTTATGCGTTCCTGCGCTGGGGCCAAAGCGCCTTCGACAACTTCAGCGTGGTACCGCCGGGCACCGGCATCTGTCACCAGGTCAATCTCGAATACCTGGGGCGCACGGTCTGGACCAAGGATGAGGACGGCCGCACCTATGCCTTCCCCGACACCCTGGTCGGCACCGACTCCCACACCACCATGATCAACGGCCTCGGCGTGCTCGGCTGGGGCGTCGGCGGGATCGAGGCGGAAGCGGCAATGCTTGGCCAACCGGTGTCGATGCTGATCCCGGAAGTGATCGGCTTCAAACTCACCGGCAAGCTCAAGGAAGGCATCACCGCCACCGACCTGGTGCTGACTGTCACCCAGATGCTGCGCAAGAAAGGCGTGGTCGGCAAATTCGTCGAGTTCTACGGTGACGGCCTCGCCGACCTGCCGCTGGCCGACCGCGCGACCATCGCCAACATGGCCCCGGAATACGGCGCCACCTGCGGCTTCTTCCCGGTGGATGACATCACCCTTGAATACCTGCGTTTATCCGGTCGCACCAGCGAGACCGTGAAACTGGTCGAGGCCTACAGCAAAGCCCAGGGCCTGTGGCGCCTGCCGGGCCAGGAACCGGCGTTCACCGACAGCCTGGCTCTGGACATGGGCAGCGTCGAAGCCAGCCTTGCCGGGCCGAAACGCCCACAGGATCGGGTATCGCTACCGAATGTCGCGCAAGCGTTCAGTGACTTCGTCGACCTGCAATTCAAACCCACCAGCAAGGAAGTCGGTCGTCTGGAAAGTGAAGGCGGCGGTGGCGTCGCGGTGGGCAATGCCGATCTGGCCGGTGAAGCCGACTACGAATACGACGGTCAGACTTATCGTTTGAAAAACGGCGCGGTGGTGATCGCCGCGATCACCTCCTGCACCAACACCTCCAACCCGAGCGTGATGATGGCCGCCGGCCTGGTGGCGAAGAAAGCCGTGGAAAAAGGCCTCAAGCGCAAACCGTGGGTCAAGAGTTCGCTGGCCCCAGGCTCGAAAGTGGTCACCGACTACTACAAGGCTGCCGGCCTGACTCAATACCTTGATGAACTGGGTTTTGCCCTGGTCGGCTACGGCTGCACCACGTGCATCGGCAACTCCGGGCCATTGGCGGAGCCGATCGAAAAAGCCATTCAGGCCGCCGACCTGACCGTCGCCTCGGTGCTGTCGGGCAACCGCAACTTCGAAGGCCGCGTGCATCCGCTGGTGAAAACCAACTGGCTGGCCTCCCCACCGCTGGTCGTCGCTTATGCGTTGGCCGGTACGGTGCGCATCGACATCAGCAGCGAGCCTTTGGGTACCGACAAAGAGGGCAATCTGGTTTATCTGCGGGATATCTGGCCGAGTACCAAAGAGATCGCCGACGCGGTGAACCAGGTCAACACCGCGATGTTCCACAAGGAATACGCCGAAGTGTTTGCCGGCGACGAGCAATGGCAGGCGATTGAAGTGCCGCAAGCAGCGACCTATGTCTGGCAGGACGATTCGACTTACATCCAGCATCCACCGTTCTTCGATGACATCGGTGGGCCACCGCCGGTGGTCAAGGACGTCGCCGGTGCCAGAGTCCTCGCATTGCTCGGCGATTCGGTAACCACCGACCACATCTCCCCGGCCGGCAACATCAAGGCCGACAGCCCCGCAGGCCATTACTTGCGCGAAAAAGGCGTGGAACCACGGGACTTCAACTCCTACGGCTCCCGTCGCGGCAACCACCAAGTGATGATGCGCGGCACCTTTGCCAACATCCGCATTCGTAACGAGATGCTCGGCGGCGAAGAAGGCGGCAATACGATTTACATTCCCACCGGGGAGAGGATGCCGATTTACGATGCGGCGATGCGTTATCAAGCCTCGGGCACGCCGCTGGTGGTGATTGCCGGGCAAGAATATGGCACCGGATCGAGTCGTGACTGGGCGGCCAAGGGCACCAATCTGCTAGGGGTCAAAGCGGTCATTGCGGAAAGTTTCGAACGGATTCACCGCTCCAATCTGGTGGGCATGGGCGTGTTGCCATTGCAGTTCAAGCTGGATCAGAACCGCAAGAGCCTGAACCTGACCGGTAAGGAGACACTGGATATTCTGGGTTTGACCGGCGTCGAGCTGACGCCGCGGATGAACTTGACGCTAGTGATCACCCGTGAAGACGGCAGCCACGAGAAAGTCGAGGTGTTGTGCCGGATCGATACCCTCAATGAGGTGGAGTACTTCAAATCGGGAGGGATTTTGCATTACGTGTTGCGGCAGTTGATTGCGTCGTAA
- the rlmM gene encoding 23S rRNA (cytidine(2498)-2'-O)-methyltransferase RlmM, whose translation MNTLFMHCRPGFESEVCSEISEHAARLNVAGYAKAKTASACAEFICTEEDGAERLMRGQRFADLIFPRQWARGIFIDLPETDRISVILAHMADFPLCGSLWLEMVDTNDGKELSNFCKKFEGHLRKALMAAGKLVEDAHKPRLLLTFKSGREVFMGLAESNNSAMWPMGIPRLKFPREAPSRSTLKLEEAWHHFIPRDQWDERLHSDMTGVDLGAAPGGWTWQLVNRGMLVTAIDNGPMAESLMDTGLVQHLMADGFTFKPKQPVDWMVCDIVEKPARNAAMLEEWIGEGHCREAVVNLKLPMKQRYAEVKRLLERIADGFKERGIRVEIGCKQLYHDREEVTCHLRRLDVKKPKSR comes from the coding sequence ATGAACACCCTCTTTATGCATTGCCGGCCGGGCTTCGAAAGCGAAGTCTGTTCCGAGATTTCCGAACACGCCGCGCGGCTGAACGTGGCCGGTTATGCCAAGGCCAAGACTGCCAGCGCCTGTGCCGAATTTATCTGCACCGAGGAAGACGGTGCCGAGCGCCTGATGCGTGGCCAGCGTTTCGCCGATCTGATCTTCCCGCGCCAGTGGGCTCGCGGGATCTTCATCGATCTGCCGGAAACCGACCGCATCAGCGTGATCCTCGCGCACATGGCGGACTTCCCGCTGTGCGGCAGCCTGTGGCTGGAAATGGTCGACACCAACGATGGCAAGGAACTGTCGAACTTCTGCAAGAAATTCGAAGGCCACCTGCGCAAGGCGCTGATGGCCGCTGGCAAACTGGTTGAAGATGCCCACAAGCCGCGTCTGCTGCTGACCTTCAAAAGTGGCCGCGAAGTGTTCATGGGCCTGGCCGAGTCGAACAACTCGGCGATGTGGCCGATGGGCATTCCGCGCCTGAAGTTTCCGCGTGAAGCGCCGAGCCGTTCGACCCTGAAGCTGGAAGAGGCCTGGCACCACTTCATCCCGCGCGATCAATGGGATGAGCGCCTGCACAGCGACATGACCGGCGTCGACCTCGGCGCCGCACCCGGCGGCTGGACCTGGCAACTGGTCAACCGCGGCATGCTGGTGACCGCGATCGACAACGGCCCGATGGCCGAAAGCCTGATGGACACGGGGCTGGTGCAACACTTGATGGCTGACGGTTTCACCTTCAAGCCCAAGCAACCGGTGGACTGGATGGTCTGCGACATCGTCGAGAAACCGGCGCGCAACGCCGCGATGCTGGAAGAATGGATTGGCGAGGGGCATTGCCGCGAAGCGGTGGTCAACCTCAAACTGCCGATGAAACAGCGTTACGCCGAAGTGAAACGTTTGCTGGAACGCATCGCCGACGGGTTCAAGGAACGCGGCATTCGGGTCGAGATCGGCTGCAAGCAGCTGTACCACGACCGTGAAGAAGTGACCTGCCATTTGCGTCGACTCGACGTAAAGAAACCCAAGTCCCGCTGA
- the tusA gene encoding sulfurtransferase TusA — protein sequence MSEMIDTPVDGTLDATGLNCPEPVMMLHQHIRDLVPGGLLKVIATDPSTRRDIPKFCVFLDHELVAQHEEAGTYLYWIRKKLA from the coding sequence ATGAGTGAAATGATTGATACGCCGGTTGACGGCACCCTCGACGCCACTGGCCTCAACTGCCCGGAACCGGTGATGATGCTGCACCAGCATATCCGTGACCTGGTGCCCGGCGGCCTGCTGAAGGTGATCGCCACCGACCCGTCGACCCGTCGCGACATTCCCAAGTTCTGCGTGTTTCTCGACCACGAACTGGTGGCGCAGCACGAAGAGGCAGGCACCTACCTCTACTGGATCCGCAAGAAACTCGCTTAA
- a CDS encoding MATE family efflux transporter, producing the protein MNSVTDRLAATSLTRPARVRLELKNLLGLALPIMIAQLATTAMGFVDAVMAGRVGPRDLAAVALGNSIWVPVFLLMTGTLLATTPKVAQRFGAGSHSEIGPIVRQALWLALVVGLMATGMLFSAEPILHIMKVDPELIGPCMQYLHGIASGLPAVAFYHVLRCFSDGLGRTHPAMVLGLCGLALNIPLNYVFIYGHFGVPAMGGVGCGWATAIVMWVMALGMAGWERWAPAYQSSELFSRFDWPQWSVIKRLLGIGLPIGIAVFAESSIFAVIALLIGSLGATVVAGHQIALNFSSLVFMIPYSLGMAVTVRVGQALGRQEPREARFAAGVGMGTALAYACISASMMLLLREHIATIYTADPTVTQVAAMLIVYSALFQFSDAIQVTAAGALRGYQDTRVTMILTLFAYWGIGLPVGYALGLTDWFGTPSGPSGLWQGLIVGLSCAALMLSIRLTRSARKRIRISHSAG; encoded by the coding sequence TTGAATTCCGTGACTGACCGCCTCGCCGCTACTTCCCTCACCCGCCCGGCCCGGGTTCGCCTGGAGCTGAAAAACCTGCTCGGCCTGGCCTTGCCGATTATGATCGCGCAACTGGCGACCACTGCCATGGGCTTCGTCGATGCGGTGATGGCGGGTCGGGTCGGCCCAAGGGATCTGGCGGCCGTGGCGCTGGGTAACTCGATCTGGGTGCCGGTGTTTCTGTTGATGACCGGCACGCTGCTGGCTACCACCCCGAAAGTCGCGCAGCGTTTCGGCGCCGGCAGCCACAGCGAGATTGGCCCGATCGTGCGCCAGGCACTTTGGCTGGCATTGGTGGTGGGCTTGATGGCGACCGGCATGTTGTTCAGCGCCGAACCGATTCTGCACATCATGAAGGTCGATCCCGAATTGATCGGCCCGTGCATGCAGTACCTGCATGGCATCGCCAGCGGTTTGCCCGCCGTCGCGTTCTACCATGTGCTGCGCTGCTTCAGTGACGGCCTGGGGCGTACGCATCCGGCCATGGTGTTGGGTCTGTGCGGGCTGGCGCTGAACATTCCGCTGAACTACGTCTTCATCTATGGCCACTTCGGTGTGCCGGCCATGGGCGGTGTCGGTTGCGGCTGGGCCACGGCGATCGTGATGTGGGTGATGGCCCTGGGCATGGCCGGGTGGGAGCGCTGGGCACCGGCGTATCAGTCGAGTGAGTTGTTCAGCCGTTTCGACTGGCCGCAGTGGTCGGTGATCAAACGCCTGCTGGGCATCGGCCTGCCGATCGGCATCGCGGTGTTCGCCGAGTCGAGCATCTTCGCTGTCATTGCGCTGCTGATCGGCAGCCTCGGCGCGACGGTCGTGGCCGGGCACCAGATCGCGCTGAACTTCAGCTCGCTGGTGTTCATGATTCCCTACTCCCTCGGCATGGCCGTGACCGTGCGGGTCGGCCAGGCGCTCGGCCGCCAGGAGCCGCGCGAGGCCCGCTTCGCCGCCGGTGTGGGCATGGGCACGGCGCTGGCTTATGCGTGCATTTCCGCGAGCATGATGCTGTTGCTGCGTGAACACATCGCAACCATCTACACGGCCGACCCGACGGTGACTCAGGTCGCGGCGATGCTGATTGTGTATTCGGCGCTGTTCCAGTTTTCCGATGCGATCCAGGTCACCGCAGCCGGCGCGTTGCGCGGCTATCAGGACACTCGGGTGACGATGATCCTGACGCTGTTCGCTTACTGGGGGATTGGTTTGCCGGTGGGTTACGCACTGGGCCTGACCGACTGGTTCGGCACGCCGAGCGGCCCGAGCGGGCTGTGGCAGGGTTTGATCGTGGGCTTGAGTTGCGCGGCGCTGATGCTGTCGATCCGCCTGACGCGCAGTGCACGCAAGCGGATTCGCATCAGTCATTCGGCGGGTTAA
- the pdxB gene encoding 4-phosphoerythronate dehydrogenase PdxB yields MLIVADENIPLLDAFFEGFGEIRRVPGRSIDRATVEQADVLLVRSVTNVNRALLEGSKVRFVGTCTIGTDHLDLDYFQRAGITWSSAPGCNARGVVDYVLGSLLTLAEIEGADLTQRTYGVVGAGEVGGRLVKVLQGLGWNVLVCDPPRQAAEGGDYVSLEQIIEQCDVISLHTPLKKHGAQSTWHLLDKNRLNQLKSGTWLINASRGPVVDNAALRQVLLQREDLQAVLDVWEGEPEVDVALAELCVLATPHIAGYSLDGRQRGTAQIYQAYCDFLGQAARISLSDLLPAPWLSQVTLNANSDPAWSLAMLCRGVYDPRRDDADFRRSLVGNVNEQRAAFDSLRKHYPLRREIDGLSVRIDGDSPALQRIVAALGATTV; encoded by the coding sequence ATGCTGATTGTTGCCGACGAGAATATCCCGCTGCTCGATGCCTTCTTCGAAGGTTTCGGTGAAATCCGCCGGGTGCCGGGACGTTCCATTGACCGCGCCACCGTCGAACAGGCCGATGTGCTGCTGGTGCGCTCGGTGACCAACGTTAACCGCGCGTTGCTCGAAGGCAGCAAGGTACGCTTTGTCGGCACCTGCACCATTGGCACGGATCACCTGGATCTGGATTACTTTCAACGGGCCGGCATCACCTGGTCCAGCGCACCCGGCTGCAACGCCCGGGGCGTGGTCGACTACGTGCTCGGCAGTCTGCTGACCCTGGCCGAAATCGAAGGCGCCGACCTGACTCAACGCACCTATGGCGTCGTCGGTGCTGGTGAAGTGGGCGGTCGCTTGGTCAAAGTTTTGCAAGGTCTGGGCTGGAACGTACTGGTCTGCGATCCGCCAAGACAGGCCGCTGAAGGTGGCGATTACGTCAGTCTCGAACAGATCATCGAGCAGTGCGATGTCATCAGCCTGCACACGCCGTTGAAGAAACACGGCGCCCAGTCGACCTGGCATCTGTTAGATAAAAACCGCTTGAACCAGCTCAAGTCCGGCACCTGGCTGATCAATGCCAGTCGTGGCCCGGTGGTGGATAACGCCGCCCTGCGCCAGGTGCTGCTGCAACGTGAAGACCTGCAAGCGGTGCTGGATGTCTGGGAAGGTGAGCCCGAGGTCGATGTGGCACTGGCTGAACTCTGCGTGCTGGCGACGCCGCACATTGCCGGTTACAGCCTCGACGGCAGACAGCGTGGCACCGCGCAGATTTATCAGGCGTATTGCGATTTTCTCGGGCAGGCGGCCCGGATCAGCTTGAGCGATTTGCTGCCCGCACCCTGGTTGTCGCAAGTGACCTTGAACGCTAACAGCGATCCGGCCTGGTCGCTGGCCATGTTGTGCCGTGGCGTGTACGACCCGCGCCGTGATGATGCGGATTTCCGTCGCAGCCTTGTAGGCAACGTGAATGAACAGCGTGCAGCGTTCGATTCACTGCGTAAGCATTATCCGCTGCGGCGTGAGATTGATGGTTTGTCGGTGCGGATTGACGGGGATTCGCCTGCGTTGCAGAGGATCGTGGCGGCGTTGGGCGCAACGACTGTCTAG
- a CDS encoding PA1571 family protein → MSLQNSSDDKIEVIRTQPDQSLGCSIIDKDGREVPITEGMIQDACRELEKRLVKPAEQK, encoded by the coding sequence ATGTCCTTGCAAAACAGCAGCGATGACAAGATTGAAGTGATCCGCACACAGCCAGACCAGTCTCTGGGTTGCTCAATTATCGATAAGGACGGGCGCGAAGTACCGATCACTGAAGGCATGATCCAGGACGCTTGTCGCGAACTGGAAAAGCGATTGGTCAAGCCTGCCGAACAAAAGTGA
- a CDS encoding ABC transporter transmembrane domain-containing protein, whose protein sequence is MISILSSRQRRAMRLALRFIAPYRWPAVGALLALIVTAGITLSMGQGIRLLVDQGFMTQSPQLLNQSIGLFMLLVVGLAIGTFARFYLVSWIGERVVADIRRQVFNHLIYLHPGFYEDNRSSEIQSRLTADTTLLQSVIGSSLSLFLRNLLMVIGGIVLLFITNPKLTSIVVVALPLVIAPILIFGRRVRSLSRLSQDRIADIGSYVSETLGQIKTVQAYNHQVQDEQRFAATVEEAFNTARKRIFQRAWLITLVIVLVLGAVGVMLWVGGMDVIAGRISAGELAAFVFYSLIVGSAFGTLSEVIGELQRAAGAAERIAELLRSENIIQSPTTGLVTLPERVKGDLVLQDVRFSYPSRPESYAVDGLNLTINAGETLALVGPSGAGKSTVYDLLLRFYDPAEGRILLDGVPLTQLDPLDLRRCFALVSQSPALFFGSIEENIRYGNPTATLAQVQEAAKIAYAHDFIEQMPNGYQTHLGDGGLGLSGGQRQRLAIARALLVDAPILLLDEATSALDAQSEHLIQQALPSLMKNRTTLVIAHRLATVKNADRIAVMDQGKLVAVGTHQELIASNALYARLAALQFSDGKTELGVHP, encoded by the coding sequence ATGATCTCCATCCTCTCTTCCCGTCAACGGCGCGCCATGCGCCTGGCCCTGCGTTTCATCGCGCCTTATCGCTGGCCGGCCGTCGGTGCCTTGCTCGCATTGATCGTCACGGCGGGCATCACCTTGTCCATGGGGCAGGGGATTCGCCTGCTGGTGGATCAGGGCTTCATGACCCAGTCGCCGCAGTTGCTCAACCAGTCCATCGGCCTGTTTATGTTACTGGTGGTCGGGCTGGCGATTGGCACCTTCGCGCGTTTTTACCTGGTCTCATGGATCGGCGAACGCGTTGTCGCGGACATCCGTCGTCAGGTGTTCAATCATCTGATTTATCTGCACCCAGGATTCTACGAAGACAACCGCAGCTCCGAGATCCAGTCGCGGTTAACCGCTGACACTACGCTGCTGCAATCGGTGATCGGCTCTTCGCTGTCGCTGTTTTTGCGCAATCTGTTGATGGTGATCGGCGGGATCGTCCTGCTGTTCATCACCAACCCCAAGCTCACCAGCATCGTGGTGGTCGCGTTGCCGTTGGTTATCGCGCCGATCCTGATCTTCGGCCGTCGGGTGCGCAGCCTGTCGCGCCTGAGCCAGGACCGGATTGCCGATATCGGCAGCTATGTTTCCGAAACCCTGGGCCAGATCAAAACCGTGCAGGCCTACAACCATCAGGTCCAGGATGAGCAGCGCTTTGCCGCCACGGTGGAGGAGGCCTTCAACACCGCTCGCAAGCGGATCTTCCAGCGAGCCTGGCTGATAACTCTGGTGATCGTACTGGTGCTTGGCGCCGTCGGGGTGATGCTCTGGGTTGGCGGAATGGATGTCATCGCCGGGCGGATTTCCGCGGGCGAGCTGGCGGCGTTTGTGTTTTACAGCCTGATCGTCGGCAGCGCATTCGGCACGTTGAGCGAAGTGATTGGCGAACTGCAGCGTGCCGCCGGCGCCGCCGAGCGGATTGCCGAGTTGCTGCGCTCAGAAAACATTATCCAGTCACCGACTACTGGCCTGGTGACCTTGCCTGAACGGGTGAAGGGTGACCTGGTGCTGCAAGACGTGCGCTTTTCCTACCCGTCGCGTCCCGAAAGCTATGCGGTCGATGGTTTGAATCTGACGATCAATGCCGGTGAAACCCTCGCGTTGGTCGGGCCCTCTGGTGCCGGTAAGTCGACCGTGTATGACTTGCTGCTGCGCTTTTACGACCCGGCCGAAGGACGCATCTTGCTCGATGGCGTGCCGCTGACTCAACTCGATCCGTTGGACCTGCGCCGCTGCTTCGCCCTGGTCTCGCAATCCCCGGCGCTGTTCTTTGGCAGCATCGAAGAGAACATCCGCTACGGCAACCCGACGGCAACCCTGGCCCAGGTTCAGGAAGCGGCGAAAATCGCTTACGCCCACGACTTCATCGAACAAATGCCCAACGGCTACCAGACCCACCTTGGCGACGGTGGCCTCGGTTTGTCCGGTGGCCAACGCCAACGCCTGGCCATCGCCCGAGCATTGCTGGTGGACGCGCCGATTCTGCTACTGGACGAAGCCACCAGCGCCCTTGACGCCCAGAGTGAACACCTGATCCAGCAAGCCTTGCCGAGCCTGATGAAAAACCGCACCACGCTGGTCATCGCCCACCGGCTGGCCACGGTGAAAAACGCTGACCGGATCGCGGTGATGGACCAAGGGAAACTGGTAGCGGTGGGGACGCATCAGGAATTGATCGCGAGCAACGCGCTGTATGCGCGGTTGGCGGCGTTGCAGTTCAGTGATGGCAAGACTGAGCTCGGTGTACACCCGTAG
- a CDS encoding transglycosylase SLT domain-containing protein, whose product MRSRLFSLLSCFLLSATAVQTAQAVDLSTQRQYYDEAKRALAKGDTGPYFRYSQALSDYPLEPYLAYDELTARLKTASNAEIEKFLAEHGDLPQANWMKLRWLRWLAERGDWATFVKYYDPKLNFTELDCLNAQYQIGHNQKAEGYANANKLWLTGKSQPAACDALFGQWAAEGQLNEQKRWERTKLAAQARNYPLANSLVNGLTTLAPRGRLLIDVAQKPELLNQPSRFTPADEPMSDIVSLGLRRLAKQDPDKAMELLDGYASSMHFSRDEKVAIAREIGLTLARRFDPRALDVMTKYDPELRDNTVSEWRLRLLLRLARWDDAYQLTRRLPQDLATTNRWRYWQARSLELAQPQNPEAQALYKNLARERDFYGFLAADRSQSPYSLVNKPLVLSQALINKVRNTPGVRRALEFHARGQIVDGRREWYHVSRHFSRDEMVAQAKLAYDLKWYFPAIRTISQAQYWDDLDIRFPMAHRETLVREAKVRGLHSSWVFAITRQESAFMDDARSGVGASGLMQLMPGTAKETARKFSIPLASPQQVLDPDKNIQLGAAYLSQVHSQFNGNRVLASAAYNAGPGRVRQWLRGADHLSFDVWVESIPFDETRQYVQNVLSYSVIYGQKLNSPQPLVDWHERYFDDQ is encoded by the coding sequence ATGCGCAGTCGCCTTTTCAGTCTTTTATCCTGTTTTCTTCTTTCTGCCACTGCCGTTCAAACCGCCCAGGCGGTGGACCTGTCCACCCAGCGCCAGTATTACGATGAAGCCAAGCGTGCCCTCGCCAAGGGGGATACCGGTCCTTATTTCCGTTACAGCCAGGCCCTCAGCGATTACCCGCTGGAGCCGTACCTGGCGTATGACGAACTGACCGCTCGCCTTAAAACCGCGAGCAATGCCGAAATCGAGAAATTCCTCGCCGAGCACGGCGACCTGCCCCAGGCCAACTGGATGAAGTTGCGCTGGCTGCGTTGGCTGGCCGAACGCGGTGACTGGGCGACCTTCGTCAAGTACTACGACCCCAAGCTCAATTTCACCGAACTGGACTGCCTAAACGCGCAGTATCAGATCGGGCATAACCAGAAAGCCGAAGGTTACGCCAACGCCAATAAACTCTGGCTGACCGGCAAATCCCAGCCCGCCGCGTGCGATGCGCTGTTCGGGCAATGGGCTGCCGAAGGCCAGTTGAACGAGCAAAAACGCTGGGAGCGCACCAAGCTTGCCGCCCAGGCGCGCAACTATCCGCTGGCCAACAGCCTGGTCAACGGCCTGACCACCCTCGCCCCTCGTGGTCGTTTGCTGATTGATGTGGCGCAGAAACCCGAACTGCTCAACCAGCCTTCACGCTTCACCCCGGCCGATGAACCGATGTCTGACATCGTCAGCCTCGGCCTGCGCCGCTTGGCCAAGCAAGACCCGGACAAGGCCATGGAGTTGCTCGACGGTTACGCCAGCAGCATGCACTTCTCCCGTGATGAGAAAGTGGCCATCGCCCGTGAAATCGGCTTGACCCTCGCCCGCCGCTTCGACCCTCGCGCGCTGGACGTGATGACCAAGTACGACCCGGAACTGCGTGACAACACGGTTTCCGAATGGCGCTTGCGTCTGTTGCTGCGCCTGGCCCGCTGGGACGACGCCTATCAGCTGACTCGCCGCTTGCCGCAGGATCTGGCGACCACCAACCGCTGGCGCTACTGGCAGGCCCGCAGCCTGGAACTGGCGCAGCCGCAGAACCCGGAAGCGCAAGCGCTCTACAAGAACCTGGCTCGTGAGCGAGATTTCTATGGCTTCCTCGCCGCTGATCGTTCGCAATCACCTTATTCGCTGGTCAACAAGCCCTTGGTATTGAGCCAGGCGCTGATCAACAAGGTCCGCAATACCCCTGGCGTGCGTCGGGCGCTTGAGTTTCACGCTCGCGGACAGATCGTCGATGGTCGCCGCGAGTGGTACCACGTCAGCCGCCACTTCAGCCGCGACGAAATGGTCGCCCAGGCGAAACTGGCCTACGACCTGAAATGGTATTTCCCGGCGATCCGCACCATCAGTCAGGCGCAGTACTGGGACGACCTGGACATCCGCTTCCCGATGGCCCACCGCGAAACCCTGGTGCGCGAAGCCAAGGTTCGTGGCTTGCATTCGAGCTGGGTGTTCGCCATCACCCGCCAGGAAAGTGCTTTCATGGACGACGCCCGTTCCGGCGTCGGCGCCAGCGGCCTGATGCAACTGATGCCCGGCACCGCCAAGGAAACTGCGCGCAAATTCAGCATTCCACTGGCCTCGCCGCAGCAAGTGCTGGATCCGGACAAAAACATCCAGCTCGGTGCCGCTTACCTGAGCCAGGTCCACAGCCAGTTCAACGGCAACCGCGTCCTCGCTTCCGCCGCCTACAACGCAGGCCCCGGCCGAGTGCGTCAGTGGCTGCGCGGGGCGGACCACCTGAGCTTCGACGTGTGGGTGGAAAGCATCCCGTTCGACGAAACCCGCCAGTACGTGCAAAACGTGCTGTCGTACTCGGTGATCTACGGCCAGAAGCTCAACTCACCGCAACCGCTGGTGGATTGGCATGAGCGCTACTTTGACGATCAATAA